In a single window of the Anaerocolumna cellulosilytica genome:
- the whiA gene encoding DNA-binding protein WhiA yields MSFSKDVKDELSRQLSPARHCQIAEIAALISLCGRIMITEKDSYILKIQTENVTVARKYFTLIKKTFNINTEISIKQNAYLKMSKMYSLSITDHEMALKILQATKLIDENKEIGENLSIMSNLVIQNSCCKRAFIRGAFLAAGSISDPEKTYHFEIVAPNEAKAKQLQAIINSFDMDAKIVIRKKYYVVYVKEGSQIVDLLNIMEAHVSLMNLENVRILKEMRNSINRQVNCEAANINKTVTAATKQIEDILYIKDQIGFSELTEGLEEIAILRTEYPEASLKELGALLSPPIGKSGVNHRLRKISILADNLREQKEEVNYGSKENID; encoded by the coding sequence ATGTCATTTTCAAAGGATGTAAAAGATGAATTATCAAGACAGCTTAGCCCTGCAAGACATTGCCAGATAGCGGAAATAGCCGCATTAATCAGCCTGTGCGGACGTATCATGATAACCGAGAAAGACAGTTATATTCTAAAGATTCAGACGGAAAATGTCACTGTCGCAAGAAAATACTTTACATTAATCAAGAAAACCTTTAATATAAATACAGAAATTTCTATTAAGCAAAATGCTTATTTAAAGATGAGTAAGATGTATTCCTTGAGTATTACGGATCATGAAATGGCACTAAAAATTTTACAGGCAACTAAATTAATTGATGAAAACAAGGAAATAGGTGAAAACCTGTCAATTATGAGTAATCTGGTCATACAGAATTCCTGTTGTAAGAGGGCATTTATTAGGGGGGCATTCTTGGCAGCAGGTTCCATAAGTGATCCGGAGAAGACCTATCATTTTGAAATAGTTGCCCCGAATGAGGCTAAGGCAAAGCAATTACAGGCTATTATCAATAGTTTTGATATGGATGCAAAAATAGTAATACGAAAAAAATACTATGTAGTATATGTAAAGGAAGGCTCTCAGATTGTTGACCTGCTAAATATTATGGAAGCGCACGTATCACTCATGAATTTGGAAAATGTGCGTATACTGAAAGAGATGCGTAACTCAATTAACAGACAGGTAAACTGTGAGGCAGCTAATATAAACAAAACTGTAACGGCAGCAACAAAGCAGATTGAAGATATTCTTTACATTAAAGATCAAATTGGTTTTAGTGAATTAACGGAGGGACTTGAGGAAATTGCAATTCTGCGCACGGAATATCCAGAAGCTTCATTAAAGGAATTAGGTGCTTTACTTAGTCCACCGATAGGTAAATCAGGTGTGAACCATAGATTGAGAAAAATAAGTATTTTAGCTGATAACTTAAGGGAACAAAAGGAGGAAGTAAATTATGGTAGCAAAGAAAATATTGATTAA
- a CDS encoding HPr family phosphocarrier protein yields the protein MVAKKILIKIPTGLEARPVALLVQVASQYESSIYVECDEKKVNAKSIMGMMSLGLAAGEEVTVSAEGPDEELAMENIEKYLSSK from the coding sequence ATGGTAGCAAAGAAAATATTGATTAAAATTCCAACCGGATTAGAGGCAAGACCTGTTGCACTTTTAGTACAGGTTGCAAGTCAATATGAAAGTAGTATTTATGTAGAATGTGATGAGAAAAAGGTCAATGCCAAAAGTATTATGGGTATGATGAGTTTAGGACTTGCTGCGGGGGAAGAAGTAACTGTTTCAGCGGAAGGTCCTGACGAAGAACTGGCTATGGAGAACATAGAAAAATATCTTAGCAGCAAATAA
- a CDS encoding TfoX/Sxy family protein — translation MHKLTELPNIGKVIENRLNAIGIYTLAELISIGSREAFFHIKLIDNTACLHMLYALQGAVEGKRYTQLSKSTKQELKQFFDCL, via the coding sequence ATGCATAAATTAACCGAACTTCCTAATATCGGTAAAGTCATTGAAAATCGATTGAATGCAATTGGAATCTATACTCTTGCGGAACTTATTAGCATAGGTAGCAGAGAGGCATTTTTTCACATTAAGCTTATTGATAATACAGCCTGTCTGCATATGCTATATGCTTTACAAGGTGCGGTTGAGGGAAAACGTTATACTCAACTTTCTAAAAGCACAAAACAAGAATTAAAACAATTTTTTGATTGTTTATAA
- a CDS encoding zinc ribbon domain-containing protein: MKICIACGMPMLEKSDFAGEDTKKDYCIHCTRPDGSMQSFEEKKAGMIHFIIKTQGFDYKAATKIAESNMKRLPAWKDCFNTEV, translated from the coding sequence ATGAAAATTTGCATAGCTTGTGGCATGCCAATGTTGGAAAAGTCAGACTTTGCCGGGGAGGATACCAAAAAAGATTATTGTATCCATTGTACCCGTCCTGATGGTTCCATGCAATCATTTGAGGAAAAAAAGGCCGGAATGATTCACTTTATAATTAAAACACAAGGGTTCGACTATAAAGCTGCAACTAAAATAGCAGAAAGTAATATGAAGCGCCTCCCTGCCTGGAAGGATTGTTTTAATACGGAGGTGTGA
- a CDS encoding TetR/AcrR family transcriptional regulator has translation MKTKRQIQKESTKIKISNAAYNVYSEYGFSATTAMIAKEAGVSHGTIFVHFPSVNELLIHLIEIFGNRLALEMHNLSKKNDAIETLLIAYIDVLKKYESFYIRLISERCLLPEDVQMIFVNIQSSIAVHFNEVIVTKIENQMIKNLPVHLLFNTWMGLLHYYLLNKDLFSPEESLLERYDSELITTFLELIKN, from the coding sequence TTGAAAACAAAAAGACAAATACAAAAAGAAAGTACCAAAATAAAAATAAGTAATGCTGCCTATAACGTATATTCTGAGTATGGTTTTAGTGCCACGACTGCTATGATTGCAAAAGAAGCAGGCGTATCACATGGTACAATTTTTGTTCACTTTCCATCGGTGAATGAGTTATTAATTCATTTAATTGAAATCTTTGGTAATAGATTAGCTTTAGAAATGCACAATTTATCGAAAAAAAATGATGCTATTGAAACGTTGCTTATAGCATACATAGATGTATTAAAAAAATATGAAAGTTTTTATATTCGACTTATAAGCGAAAGATGTTTATTACCAGAGGATGTACAGATGATATTTGTAAATATACAATCGAGTATAGCTGTGCATTTTAATGAAGTGATTGTGACGAAAATCGAAAATCAGATGATTAAAAACCTACCGGTTCATTTATTATTCAATACCTGGATGGGACTACTTCATTACTATTTGCTCAATAAGGATTTGTTTTCACCGGAGGAATCCCTTTTGGAGCGGTATGATTCGGAACTGATAACAACCTTTTTAGAATTAATAAAAAATTAA